A stretch of the Glycine soja cultivar W05 chromosome 13, ASM419377v2, whole genome shotgun sequence genome encodes the following:
- the LOC114382016 gene encoding probable transcription factor At5g61620: MPQLQRRNTYTRWTEEEHRLFLLGMERFGKGSWTKIAQQVVLTKTPSQVTSHAQKFFHHHSSVKQSKRQRKKPSIHDITLVSQPVAQHNPVNEQLAEKLHVVPSQQLTDFEGSLALHHNDQLSRPPLTMAQDLQIQQLPHFVDHDSWVSTPNQQVPELPHNLLDQDKWIPPLGLQIHQFSDLIDDHIDLAPLPDLLELPLPYLPLPHHLDQEKWVPPQDFQTQQLPHFVDHDNWVSTPNQQFQELPHHLLDQENWTPPLDLEIHQFADFNDDHLDLDPLHDLLELPLPDLLPKLSHDDQEKWIPPTNSPTS, from the exons ATGCCTCAGCTGCAGAGGAGAAACACGTATACTCGTTGGACCGAAGAGGAACACAG GTTATTTCTTCTTGGGATGGAGAGATTTGGTAAAGGTAGTTGGACAAAAATTGCACAACAAGTTGTGTTGACAAAAACTCCCTCCCAAGTTACTAGCCACGCCCAAAAGTTTTTCCACCACCATAGTAGTGTCAAACAAAGCAAAAGACAGAGGAAAAAACCCAGCATACATGACATAACCTTGGTCTCACAACCAGTTGCCCAACACAACCCAGTAAATGAGCAATTAGCAGAGAAACTGCATGTGGTTCCCTCACAACAATTGACAGACTTTGAAGGTAGCTTGGCACTTCACCATAATGACCAGCTGAGTAGGCCTCCCTTAACAATGGCACAAGATCTGCAAATTCAGCAATTGCCTCACTTCGTTGACCATGATAGCTGGGTTTCAACTCCAAATCAACAGGTTCCAGAATTACCTCACAATCTTCTTGACCAGGATAAGTGGATTCCTCCATTAGGTCTGCAAATTCACCAATTTTCTGACTTAATTGATGACCATATTGATTTGGCTCCTCTCCCTGATCTACTAGAGTTACCTCTTCCTTATCTACCCTTACCTCACCATCTTGACCAGGAGAAGTGGGTTCCACCACAAGATTTCCAAACTCAGCAACTGCCTCACTTCGTGGATCATGATAATTGGGTTTCAACTCCAAATCAACAGTTTCAAGAATTACCTCACCATCTTCTTGACCAGGAGAACTGGACTCCTCCACTAGATCTGGAAATTCACCAATTTGCTGACTTCAATGATGATCATCTTGATTTGGATCCTCTCCATGATCTACTAGAATTACCTCTCCCTGATCTACTACCAAAATTGTCTCACGATGACCAGGAGAAGTGGATTCCTCCAACAAATTCACCAACTTCCTGA
- the LOC114381245 gene encoding probable calcium-binding protein CML29 produces the protein MAQVGSLSSEMETLNHVLALVEAFRAFDADNDGRITQAELGGILGSLGYNPSEQEVRAMIEHGDKNKDGLLSIHEFLEMNTKDLEGGNLANTLSTAFEALDEDGNEILTGEELHEVMQNLGLDLSLENCVHLVTSLDADGDGAVSLDEFRLIVDSLI, from the coding sequence ATGGCTCAAGTGGGTTCTCTATCTTCCGAAATGGAGACACTGAATCATGTCCTAGCCCTAGTGGAGGCATTCCGAGCATTTGACGCGGACAACGATGGCCGAATCACGCAGGCAGAGCTAGGAGGAATCTTGGGGTCACTCGGGTACAACCCTAGCGAGCAAGAAGTTAGGGCAATGATTGAACACGGCGACAAGAACAAAGACGGGTTGTTGAGCATCCACGAGTTCTTGGAGATGAACACCAAGGATTTGGAGGGTGGAAATCTCGCCAACACCCTCAGCACCGCGTTTGAGGCTTTGGATGAAGACGGGAACGAGATTTTAACCGGGGAAGAGCTTCATGAGGTCATGCAAAACTTGGGTTTGGACTTGTCTCTTGAGAATTGTGTGCATCTTGTTACTTCTCTTGATGCGGATGGAGATGGGGCTGTGAGCTTGGATGAATTCAGGCTCATAGTTGATTCCCTAATCTAA